The following coding sequences are from one Pyxidicoccus xibeiensis window:
- the tssE gene encoding type VI secretion system baseplate subunit TssE — translation MAIRGLLSRLDLADPHALRQTSPVDTVVEHLKMLLNTRKGQVAANPDYGIRDFNDVVHSFPAAIHWMQASIQQAIETFEPRLNNVFVLHVEGEGDPFALQFEITAQLVHPDSQGLVRLRTRVGTNGRIELS, via the coding sequence ATGGCCATCCGCGGACTTCTCTCCCGCCTTGACCTGGCGGATCCTCATGCCCTTCGCCAGACCAGCCCGGTGGACACCGTCGTCGAGCACCTGAAAATGCTGCTCAACACGCGCAAGGGGCAGGTCGCGGCCAACCCTGACTACGGCATTCGGGACTTCAACGACGTCGTCCACAGCTTTCCAGCGGCCATCCACTGGATGCAGGCCTCCATTCAGCAGGCCATCGAAACCTTCGAGCCGCGGCTGAACAACGTCTTCGTCCTCCACGTGGAGGGCGAAGGCGACCCCTTCGCATTGCAATTCGAAATCACCGCGCAGCTCGTTCACCCAGACTCGCAGGGGCTCGTGCGCCTGCGCACGCGTGTGGGAACCAATGGGCGGATAGAGCTGAGCTGA
- a CDS encoding MutS-related protein, whose product MSATAESPSPHRTYTERRASAQADLAALDRVSARYANLRTLAFLVAAVTAGLIFAGRLPKVWWWAAAGAVFVYGVLAVLHHQVFRREARAKLYVLLNERGLARLGRGWHEFTERGERFLSPGHLFTPDLDVFGQGSLFQLMNETATRAGEERLASWLSAPAPAAEVEARQGAARELAPRVDFRQDLCVDSRVVAKEKAEPGLFIRWAEAGPSLDSIRWARPVAVVLPLVTLTVYVLEKLGILPDGAVWAGLAAQLAVALITRRALRAMDEAVEVGERGFVRYAPLFERVEGQRFEHPLLRKLQVGLQQSGKKPVSAHFKRFSRLYSFVEFKRHQFHPVIHWLTLWDVHALFALERWRAEHGKDVRNWFEGLAELEALSCVAGLAHDRPDFAWPVLETQGPRVEAVALGHPLLDAPVPNDVSLPGPAHALLITGSNMSGKTTLMRALGTNVVLALAGAPVCAKSFRLSPLQVLTSMRVKDSLERGVSYFYAEVQRIKAVLDASQAAKGQALFLLDEILLGTNTRERQIASREVLRLLLGTGAIGAVTTHDLSLAVLSDEPGAHVVNVHFRDHLEDGKMVFDYRLRQGVVDTTNALRVLRLAGVPVDDPEAPAH is encoded by the coding sequence GTGTCCGCCACCGCCGAGAGCCCCTCCCCGCACCGCACGTACACCGAGCGCCGCGCCTCCGCGCAGGCGGACCTGGCCGCCCTGGACCGGGTGAGTGCCCGCTATGCCAACCTGCGCACCCTGGCCTTCCTCGTCGCCGCGGTGACGGCGGGCCTCATCTTCGCGGGTCGGCTGCCGAAGGTGTGGTGGTGGGCCGCGGCCGGCGCCGTCTTCGTCTATGGCGTGCTCGCCGTCCTCCACCACCAGGTCTTCCGCCGCGAGGCCCGGGCGAAGCTGTACGTGCTGCTCAACGAGCGTGGCCTGGCCCGACTCGGCAGGGGGTGGCACGAGTTCACCGAGCGCGGTGAGCGCTTCCTGTCCCCCGGCCACCTCTTCACGCCGGACCTGGACGTCTTCGGCCAGGGCAGCCTCTTCCAGCTGATGAACGAGACGGCCACGCGCGCGGGCGAGGAGCGGCTGGCGTCCTGGCTGTCCGCGCCCGCTCCGGCGGCCGAGGTGGAGGCGCGGCAGGGCGCGGCGCGCGAGCTGGCTCCGCGCGTGGACTTCCGGCAGGACCTCTGCGTGGACTCGCGGGTGGTGGCGAAGGAGAAGGCGGAGCCGGGCCTCTTCATCCGCTGGGCGGAGGCGGGGCCCTCGCTGGACTCCATCCGCTGGGCCCGGCCGGTGGCCGTGGTGCTGCCGCTGGTGACGCTGACGGTGTACGTCCTGGAGAAGCTGGGCATCCTGCCGGACGGCGCGGTGTGGGCGGGCCTGGCCGCGCAGCTCGCGGTGGCGCTCATCACCCGCCGGGCGCTGCGGGCCATGGATGAGGCGGTGGAGGTGGGCGAGCGCGGCTTCGTCCGCTACGCGCCCCTGTTCGAGCGGGTGGAGGGCCAGCGCTTCGAGCATCCGCTGCTGCGCAAGCTCCAGGTGGGGCTCCAGCAGTCGGGGAAGAAGCCGGTGTCGGCGCACTTCAAGCGCTTCAGCCGGCTGTACTCCTTCGTGGAGTTCAAGCGGCACCAGTTCCACCCCGTCATCCACTGGCTCACGCTGTGGGACGTCCACGCGCTGTTCGCCCTGGAGCGCTGGCGGGCGGAGCATGGGAAGGACGTGCGGAACTGGTTCGAGGGGCTCGCGGAGCTGGAGGCGCTGTCCTGCGTGGCGGGCCTGGCGCATGACCGGCCGGACTTCGCCTGGCCGGTGCTGGAGACGCAGGGTCCTCGCGTGGAGGCGGTGGCGCTGGGCCATCCCCTGCTGGACGCGCCGGTGCCCAACGACGTGTCCCTGCCGGGCCCGGCGCATGCGCTGCTCATCACCGGCTCCAACATGAGCGGCAAGACGACGCTGATGCGTGCGCTGGGCACCAACGTGGTGCTGGCACTGGCGGGCGCGCCGGTGTGCGCGAAGTCGTTCCGCCTGTCGCCCTTGCAGGTGCTCACCAGCATGCGGGTGAAGGACTCGCTGGAGCGCGGCGTGTCCTACTTCTACGCGGAGGTGCAGCGCATCAAGGCGGTGCTGGATGCGTCGCAGGCGGCGAAGGGACAGGCGCTGTTCCTGCTCGATGAAATCCTGCTGGGGACCAACACCCGCGAGCGGCAGATTGCCTCGCGCGAGGTGCTGCGGCTGCTGCTGGGCACCGGCGCCATCGGCGCGGTGACGACGCACGACCTGTCCCTGGCCGTGCTCTCGGACGAGCCCGGGGCGCACGTGGTCAACGTCCACTTCCGGGACCACCTGGAGGACGGGAAGATGGTGTTCGACTACCGGCTGCGGCAGGGCGTGGTGGACACCACCAATGCGCTGCGCGTGCTGCGGCTGGCCGGCGTGCCCGTGGACGACCCCGAGGCTCCGGCGCACTGA
- the dgcA gene encoding N-acetyl-D-Glu racemase DgcA gives MRKLTVRHESWPIAGSFTISRGSKTSAEVVVVTLEEDGAVGRGECVPYARYGETLDGVMAALEAARPRIEAGLGRDGVADVLEPKAARNALDCALWDLEAKRSGQPVWKLLGRPEAPRPLVTAYTLSLDTAEAMRQSAEKAAHRPLLKVKLGRGESDIERLRAIRAGAPASRLIVDANEGWKPEELPALLDTCAELGVVMVEQPLPAGNDGALVGMRRAVPVCADESAHDRHGLGTLLGKYDAINIKLDKTGGLTEALALAEAARAEGLQLMVGCMVSTSLSMAPAMLVARDAAVVDLDGPLLLARDREPGIRFEGSNMFWAPRELWG, from the coding sequence ATGCGCAAGCTCACCGTCAGGCATGAGAGCTGGCCCATCGCCGGCAGCTTCACCATCTCCCGGGGCTCGAAGACGTCGGCCGAGGTCGTCGTGGTGACGCTGGAGGAGGACGGCGCGGTGGGGCGCGGCGAGTGCGTGCCCTATGCCCGCTATGGCGAGACGCTGGACGGCGTCATGGCGGCGCTCGAGGCGGCGCGCCCCCGCATCGAGGCGGGCCTCGGCCGTGACGGCGTAGCGGACGTGCTCGAGCCGAAAGCGGCGCGCAACGCGCTGGACTGTGCCCTGTGGGATTTGGAGGCCAAGCGGAGCGGCCAGCCCGTGTGGAAGCTGCTGGGCAGGCCCGAGGCGCCGCGGCCGCTCGTCACGGCGTACACGCTGAGCCTCGACACGGCGGAGGCGATGCGCCAGTCCGCCGAGAAGGCCGCGCACCGGCCGCTGCTCAAGGTGAAGCTGGGGCGCGGGGAGAGCGACATCGAGCGGCTGCGCGCCATCCGCGCGGGGGCACCGGCGAGCCGGCTCATCGTGGACGCCAACGAGGGGTGGAAGCCGGAGGAGCTGCCGGCCCTGCTCGACACCTGCGCGGAGCTGGGCGTGGTGATGGTGGAGCAGCCGCTGCCGGCCGGGAATGACGGGGCGCTGGTGGGCATGCGCCGGGCCGTCCCGGTGTGCGCCGACGAGTCCGCACATGACCGGCACGGGCTGGGGACGCTGCTGGGGAAGTACGACGCCATCAACATCAAGCTGGACAAGACCGGGGGGCTGACGGAGGCGCTGGCGCTGGCGGAGGCCGCTCGGGCGGAGGGCCTGCAGCTCATGGTGGGCTGCATGGTGTCCACGTCGCTGTCCATGGCACCGGCGATGCTGGTGGCCCGGGACGCCGCCGTGGTGGACCTGGACGGGCCGCTGTTGCTCGCTCGCGACAGGGAGCCGGGCATCCGGTTCGAGGGGAGCAACATGTTCTGGGCGCCCCGCGAGCTCTGGGGCTGA
- the dgcN gene encoding N-acetyltransferase DgcN, protein MGLGGRTVEIEKPYLLFLGDVPDQLAAKTAHGIVDWRPDWCVGQLRLEGCKADCGIPDMDIAQAKAKGVKTVIVGVANAGGVLPEHWVGKLVEALDAGMDVATGLHKRLSSFPAIAAAAARNGRKLHDVRIPDMEFATGKGTKRPGLRLLTVGTDCSVGKKYTVLALEKEMRARGLEADFRATGQTGIFISGRGVAIDAVVSDFVAGAAEWLTPANDVDHWDLVEGQGSLFHPSFAGVTLGLLHGAQPDAFVVCHEPTRTRMRGVQHALPSIQAVIDRTVLEGQLTNPRIECTGLAINTEHLAEPEALELLARTGREYGLPCVDPIRTGVGPLVDELVRRFPTKG, encoded by the coding sequence ATGGGGCTCGGAGGTCGCACGGTGGAGATTGAAAAGCCCTACCTGTTGTTCCTGGGTGACGTGCCGGATCAGCTCGCGGCGAAGACGGCGCACGGCATCGTCGACTGGCGGCCCGACTGGTGCGTGGGGCAGCTGCGGCTGGAGGGCTGCAAGGCGGACTGCGGCATCCCCGACATGGACATTGCCCAGGCGAAGGCGAAGGGCGTGAAGACGGTCATCGTGGGCGTGGCCAACGCGGGCGGCGTGCTGCCGGAGCACTGGGTGGGCAAGCTGGTGGAGGCGCTCGACGCGGGCATGGACGTGGCCACGGGCCTGCACAAGCGGCTGAGCTCCTTCCCCGCCATCGCCGCGGCGGCGGCGCGCAACGGCCGCAAGCTGCACGACGTGCGAATCCCGGACATGGAGTTCGCCACCGGCAAGGGCACGAAGCGCCCGGGCCTGCGGCTGCTGACGGTGGGCACGGACTGCTCGGTGGGGAAGAAGTACACGGTGCTCGCGCTGGAGAAGGAGATGCGCGCCCGGGGCCTCGAGGCGGACTTCCGCGCCACGGGCCAGACGGGCATCTTCATCTCCGGGCGGGGCGTGGCCATCGACGCGGTGGTGTCGGACTTCGTCGCTGGCGCGGCCGAGTGGCTCACCCCGGCCAACGACGTGGACCACTGGGACCTGGTGGAGGGCCAGGGCTCGCTCTTCCACCCGTCCTTCGCGGGCGTCACCCTGGGCCTGCTGCACGGCGCACAGCCGGACGCGTTCGTCGTCTGCCACGAGCCCACGCGCACGAGGATGCGCGGCGTCCAGCACGCCCTGCCCTCCATCCAGGCCGTCATCGACCGGACGGTGCTGGAGGGCCAGCTCACCAACCCGCGCATCGAGTGCACGGGCCTGGCCATCAACACCGAGCACCTGGCGGAGCCGGAGGCGCTGGAGCTGCTGGCGCGGACGGGCCGCGAGTACGGGCTGCCCTGCGTGGACCCCATCCGCACCGGCGTCGGCCCCCTGGTCGACGAGCTGGTGCGCCGCTTCCCCACGAAGGGCTGA
- a CDS encoding Mpo1-like protein codes for MLGNRTSEEWISEYSKSHTHPVNRFCHTVGIPMIASSLPLMVASPFVRGLWKVPASLFVVGWAFQFVGHAFERKPPEFFKDWRFLFVGLRWWAAKVSGREGLHSGQSAEPTALAS; via the coding sequence ATGCTCGGCAACCGCACTTCAGAAGAGTGGATTTCGGAGTACTCGAAGAGCCACACGCACCCGGTCAACCGCTTCTGCCATACCGTGGGCATCCCGATGATTGCGTCGTCGCTGCCGCTGATGGTGGCGTCGCCCTTCGTCCGCGGGCTCTGGAAGGTCCCCGCCAGCCTCTTCGTGGTGGGCTGGGCCTTCCAGTTCGTGGGCCACGCCTTCGAGCGCAAGCCGCCCGAGTTCTTCAAGGACTGGCGCTTCTTGTTCGTGGGCCTGCGGTGGTGGGCGGCCAAGGTGTCCGGCCGCGAGGGGCTCCACTCGGGGCAGAGCGCCGAGCCCACGGCCCTCGCGTCCTGA
- a CDS encoding zinc-binding dehydrogenase — protein MSGANQRMMRAARFDTAARTLTVQDVPVPAPGPGQVRVRVKACGICLSDAHLLDGSLKSPLPVVTPGHESSGIVDEVVPGVPFWKPGLRVAMAGGRPCGRCPKCTNGRLQECLAFEIMGFHYDGAWAEFVVVPYFALSLIPDHLPFEQAAILADAVATPYAGLVETAQLRPAQSIGLWGIGGLGVHAVQIARMVGAAPILAFDTNEAARARALEFGADAAFDPREPDLRKRVLQYTQGLGLDVAVDLVGANAVLAQAASCLGRHGRVVMVGLSPEPIQMGPGVLFGVQSHAMLGHLGYEKKHLDDLVTLVGTKRLDVSRSVTATMPLEEVARGVERLVKKEGNPIRLVITP, from the coding sequence ATGAGTGGTGCCAACCAGCGGATGATGCGGGCCGCGCGCTTCGATACCGCCGCCCGGACGCTGACGGTCCAAGACGTCCCCGTGCCCGCTCCGGGGCCCGGCCAGGTGCGGGTGCGGGTGAAGGCCTGTGGCATCTGCCTCTCGGATGCGCACCTGCTCGACGGCTCGCTGAAGTCGCCGCTGCCCGTGGTGACGCCCGGGCACGAGTCCTCGGGCATCGTCGACGAGGTAGTCCCGGGCGTGCCGTTCTGGAAGCCGGGCCTGCGAGTCGCCATGGCCGGGGGCAGGCCGTGCGGGCGCTGCCCGAAGTGCACCAACGGCCGGCTCCAGGAGTGCCTCGCGTTCGAAATCATGGGCTTCCACTACGACGGCGCCTGGGCGGAGTTCGTCGTGGTGCCGTACTTCGCGCTGTCCCTCATCCCGGACCACCTCCCGTTCGAACAGGCCGCCATCCTCGCGGACGCGGTGGCCACGCCCTACGCGGGGCTCGTGGAGACCGCCCAGCTCCGGCCCGCGCAGTCCATTGGCTTGTGGGGGATTGGGGGCCTGGGCGTGCACGCGGTGCAGATTGCGCGGATGGTGGGCGCGGCGCCCATCCTCGCCTTCGACACGAACGAGGCGGCGCGGGCCCGGGCGCTGGAGTTCGGCGCGGATGCAGCCTTCGACCCGCGTGAGCCGGACCTGCGCAAGAGGGTGCTCCAGTACACCCAGGGGCTGGGGCTGGACGTGGCGGTGGACCTGGTGGGCGCCAACGCCGTGCTGGCCCAGGCGGCGTCATGTCTCGGCCGCCATGGCCGCGTGGTGATGGTGGGCCTGTCCCCGGAGCCCATCCAGATGGGGCCCGGCGTCCTCTTCGGCGTGCAGTCCCACGCGATGCTCGGGCACCTGGGCTACGAGAAGAAGCACCTGGACGACCTGGTGACGCTGGTCGGTACGAAGCGGCTGGATGTGTCCCGCTCCGTGACGGCGACGATGCCGCTGGAAGAGGTGGCTCGCGGCGTCGAACGGCTGGTGAAGAAGGAGGGAAACCCCATCCGGCTCGTCATCACGCCGTGA
- a CDS encoding vWA domain-containing protein, which produces MGTSVIDNRVEIVFSFDTTGSMYPCLAQVRKKLRGTVSRLMKEIPGIRIGVIAHGDYCDAGSTYVTKVLDLTDDENAVVRFVDRVSQTGGGDAPECYELVLREAQSLSWTVGYTRALVLIGDDVPHAPNQNPKKLDWRKEVDALGKMGVPVYGVQALARRHATPFYKELAEKSGGFHLSLDQFAHVTDMLLAVCYKQSSDAQLQAYEVEVAKEGRMSRGLNAMFSTMLRRKTPSLYGAADLRAVPPGRFQVLDVDRAMPIKDFVQENGLGFKTGRGFYEFTKTETIQGHKEVVLMDRKTGDLYSGERARELLGLPEGETVRIRPANLEKYVVFVQSTSANRKLMGGSKFLYEVEDWDGVTSAAA; this is translated from the coding sequence ATGGGCACGTCTGTCATCGATAATCGCGTCGAGATTGTCTTCAGCTTCGACACCACCGGCAGCATGTATCCGTGTCTCGCGCAGGTGCGCAAGAAGCTGCGGGGCACGGTGTCCCGGCTGATGAAGGAGATTCCCGGCATCCGCATCGGTGTCATCGCGCACGGGGACTACTGCGACGCGGGCTCCACCTATGTCACCAAGGTGCTGGACCTGACGGACGACGAGAACGCCGTCGTCCGCTTCGTGGACCGGGTGTCGCAGACGGGCGGCGGTGACGCGCCGGAGTGCTACGAGCTGGTGCTGCGCGAGGCGCAATCCCTGTCATGGACGGTGGGCTACACGCGGGCGCTCGTCCTGATTGGCGATGACGTGCCCCACGCACCGAACCAGAACCCGAAGAAGCTGGACTGGCGCAAGGAAGTGGATGCGCTGGGGAAGATGGGCGTGCCGGTGTACGGGGTGCAGGCGCTCGCGCGCCGCCACGCGACGCCCTTCTACAAGGAGCTGGCGGAGAAGTCGGGCGGCTTCCACCTGAGCCTGGACCAGTTCGCCCACGTCACCGACATGCTGCTGGCCGTCTGCTACAAGCAGTCCTCCGACGCGCAGCTCCAGGCGTACGAGGTGGAGGTCGCGAAGGAGGGCCGCATGAGCCGCGGGCTGAACGCCATGTTCAGCACCATGCTCAGGCGCAAGACGCCGTCGCTCTACGGAGCGGCGGACCTGCGCGCGGTGCCTCCGGGCCGCTTCCAGGTGCTGGACGTGGACCGGGCCATGCCCATCAAGGACTTCGTGCAGGAGAACGGCCTGGGCTTCAAGACGGGCCGCGGCTTCTACGAGTTCACCAAGACGGAGACCATCCAGGGCCACAAGGAGGTGGTGCTGATGGACCGCAAGACGGGCGACCTCTACAGCGGCGAGCGGGCGCGAGAGCTGCTCGGGCTGCCGGAAGGCGAGACGGTGCGCATCCGCCCCGCCAACCTGGAGAAGTACGTCGTCTTCGTGCAGAGCACCTCGGCCAACCGCAAGCTGATGGGCGGCTCGAAGTTCCTCTACGAGGTGGAGGACTGGGACGGCGTGACGTCCGCCGCGGCGTAG
- a CDS encoding Kelch repeat-containing protein — protein sequence MNRIYLGCALLLALTACQEAPTEHQPGAEELSTRRSAVLQASRPLFITTNSLPPGESGVGYVATLTSTGGRPRHEWRLVSGPLPVGLTFSPQGTLSGTPITESRSVLIVEVTDGTQSARKALGLVVQSGLVLASESFPTATEGITWLAAPQTAVRVATRGGTPPLVFSAGPLPEGLSLDTTAGTLSGVPTQGSAGRYAVTVRVSDAAGRAVERALPLEVVTPRPITGGGTASVPPRGSPLTDTLTVFTVDSDGRRLAGVGVRVRRNGQEYDPPRQALSDAAGKVVFTGLGLDGASDTVDVTANGRQLQNLTMAKVNAALVTLSMTDASLPMPRTGFVSATDPATGRSLVTGGYNALGTWGCIDNVLELDEASANAWQEPVPHGMPGIMPSRVYGAGAFARGTLVVFGGISCRDSSDLRETWEYAPDTGTWSRWDVEGPEARMSPVMSGDGSGERVLLFGGLSRGAVAPLDDLWEYAPQTHGWTRRFPSGPRPQARHSAGAAFDPVQGELVVCGGRGPAAAELADCHAYSPPDNTWRPLPPLPAARRDFAMAFHAGTGELYAFGGQVAGQDQNDLLVLRDGAWVTRVPDGAPGAPPRLHGHALLSDARSGQLLLAGGARQATNAMSGEVWTFAPATGQWTWRNAPPAPTGPTVRLSGSLSGGAVGTRIQASVNVVGSSGYRGFARVSLVNGAGTYEVADVPPGEKLMISAYVSDRSAFPPAPLSYVDLGMVGPLTVDTSLDLRFPPGPLPLITTTATFTLPASWTEVHSLAGGVTRQRPGFPGAANGFVSLFDFEGPSLQFNTFAVSPGSAQRFNASLWAQTPTACETATLNWEGAPTQPLVIPRAPTSVAPGVAECLGGEPPVVEGESWSLTPPEGAQLLRVGIGAAEAPDDWVYLAPLGDVPVTFQLPEPSTLAPSRPRPPGQRVSWYVETGFFTGGFDYDDFSLQWSQPDAWSGVQPYVYVRAPAAP from the coding sequence ATGAACCGTATCTACCTGGGGTGTGCCCTGCTGCTGGCCCTGACGGCCTGCCAGGAGGCCCCGACCGAGCACCAGCCAGGCGCTGAAGAGCTGTCCACCCGCCGTAGCGCGGTGCTTCAGGCCTCACGACCGCTGTTCATCACCACGAACTCGCTGCCTCCGGGTGAGTCGGGCGTGGGCTACGTCGCCACGCTGACCTCCACCGGTGGCAGGCCTCGGCATGAATGGAGGCTCGTTTCAGGACCGCTGCCCGTGGGGCTGACCTTCTCACCACAGGGGACGCTGTCCGGCACGCCCATCACCGAGAGCCGGTCCGTCCTCATCGTGGAGGTGACGGACGGCACCCAGTCCGCGCGCAAGGCGCTGGGGCTCGTCGTCCAGTCCGGACTCGTCCTCGCCTCGGAGTCCTTCCCGACGGCCACCGAGGGCATCACCTGGCTCGCCGCGCCCCAGACCGCGGTGCGCGTGGCGACGCGAGGCGGGACGCCGCCCCTCGTCTTCAGCGCGGGCCCCCTGCCCGAGGGCCTCTCCCTGGACACCACCGCCGGCACCCTCTCCGGAGTCCCCACCCAGGGCAGCGCGGGCCGCTACGCGGTGACGGTGCGCGTCTCGGACGCGGCGGGCCGCGCCGTGGAGCGGGCGCTTCCACTGGAGGTCGTCACTCCGCGCCCCATCACCGGAGGTGGCACCGCGAGCGTCCCGCCCCGGGGCAGCCCGCTGACCGATACCCTCACCGTCTTCACCGTCGACAGCGACGGGCGGAGGCTGGCGGGCGTGGGCGTCCGCGTGCGCCGGAATGGCCAGGAGTATGACCCGCCGAGGCAGGCCCTCAGCGATGCGGCTGGCAAGGTCGTCTTCACCGGGCTGGGGCTCGATGGCGCCTCCGACACGGTGGACGTCACCGCCAATGGAAGGCAGCTGCAGAACCTGACGATGGCGAAGGTGAACGCCGCGCTGGTGACGCTGTCGATGACGGACGCCTCGCTGCCGATGCCGCGCACGGGCTTCGTCTCCGCCACCGACCCCGCCACCGGGCGCAGCCTCGTCACGGGCGGCTACAACGCCCTGGGCACCTGGGGGTGCATCGACAACGTGCTGGAGCTCGACGAGGCCAGCGCGAACGCCTGGCAGGAGCCGGTGCCTCACGGCATGCCGGGCATCATGCCCTCGCGGGTCTACGGCGCCGGGGCGTTCGCGCGCGGCACCCTCGTCGTCTTCGGAGGCATCTCGTGCCGTGACTCCTCGGACCTTCGGGAAACGTGGGAGTACGCGCCGGACACGGGGACCTGGAGCCGGTGGGACGTCGAAGGCCCGGAGGCCCGGATGTCGCCGGTGATGAGCGGAGACGGCTCGGGCGAACGCGTCCTCCTCTTCGGCGGCCTGTCACGGGGCGCCGTGGCTCCGCTCGACGACCTCTGGGAGTACGCGCCCCAGACGCACGGCTGGACGCGGCGGTTCCCCTCCGGCCCGAGGCCGCAGGCGCGCCACAGCGCGGGCGCCGCGTTCGATCCGGTCCAGGGAGAGCTGGTCGTCTGCGGAGGCCGTGGCCCCGCCGCGGCCGAGCTCGCCGACTGCCATGCGTACTCCCCGCCGGACAACACCTGGAGGCCCCTGCCCCCGCTGCCGGCGGCGCGCCGGGACTTCGCCATGGCCTTCCACGCGGGCACCGGTGAGCTGTACGCCTTCGGAGGTCAGGTCGCCGGGCAGGACCAGAACGACCTGCTGGTCCTCCGGGACGGCGCCTGGGTGACGCGGGTTCCGGATGGAGCGCCAGGGGCCCCACCCCGGCTCCATGGCCACGCGCTCCTGTCGGATGCGCGGAGCGGTCAGCTCCTCCTCGCGGGGGGCGCCAGGCAGGCGACCAACGCCATGAGCGGCGAGGTCTGGACCTTCGCGCCCGCCACGGGCCAGTGGACGTGGCGCAACGCTCCGCCGGCGCCTACCGGCCCGACGGTGCGGCTGTCGGGGAGCCTGTCCGGAGGCGCGGTGGGCACCCGCATCCAGGCCTCGGTGAACGTCGTGGGGAGCTCCGGCTACCGGGGCTTTGCGCGCGTGAGCCTGGTGAACGGCGCCGGCACCTACGAGGTGGCGGACGTGCCTCCCGGCGAGAAGCTGATGATCAGCGCCTACGTCTCGGACCGGAGCGCCTTCCCCCCCGCGCCCCTGTCCTACGTGGACCTCGGGATGGTGGGCCCGCTCACGGTCGACACGTCGCTGGACCTCCGCTTCCCGCCAGGGCCGCTGCCACTCATCACCACCACGGCCACCTTCACGCTCCCCGCGTCGTGGACGGAGGTCCACTCGCTGGCGGGCGGGGTGACGCGGCAGCGCCCTGGCTTCCCGGGGGCCGCCAATGGCTTCGTCAGCCTGTTCGACTTCGAGGGCCCCAGCCTCCAGTTCAACACCTTCGCAGTGTCACCGGGCTCGGCCCAGCGGTTCAACGCCAGCCTGTGGGCGCAGACGCCGACGGCGTGCGAGACCGCGACGCTCAACTGGGAAGGCGCGCCCACCCAGCCCCTGGTCATTCCCCGCGCCCCCACGTCAGTCGCACCCGGCGTCGCGGAGTGCCTGGGCGGCGAGCCGCCCGTGGTCGAAGGCGAGTCCTGGTCGCTCACGCCACCGGAGGGCGCACAGCTGCTGCGGGTGGGCATTGGCGCCGCGGAGGCCCCGGACGACTGGGTGTATCTGGCACCGTTGGGCGACGTGCCGGTGACGTTCCAGCTCCCGGAGCCGAGCACCCTCGCCCCGTCGCGGCCCCGTCCGCCCGGACAGCGCGTGTCCTGGTACGTGGAGACGGGCTTCTTCACCGGCGGCTTCGACTACGACGACTTCTCCCTGCAGTGGTCGCAGCCGGACGCCTGGTCGGGGGTGCAGCCCTACGTGTACGTGCGCGCCCCGGCGGCCCCCTGA
- a CDS encoding metallophosphoesterase family protein translates to MRFWVPWLLLCAGCGALEFHPYELRGADRDRHAASLEQLRRDAHEGPLRFAVLGDIQLFLDDSASAMKDLERHDVDFVVQLGDLTEFGSAQEYDWVARLLDRLPVPSFAVIGNHDVLGNGADIYRRAFGPTFFSFRHAGSRFVLYDSNSREYGFPGNVPDLEALRDALEPELGIAHTFTFSHVPPGHGDFDASLVEPLEQLQAERGISISFHAHIHDFRDEVRRGVRYFVADSLDHRNYLLVTVQGGVVEVERVFY, encoded by the coding sequence GTGCGTTTCTGGGTTCCATGGCTGCTGCTCTGCGCGGGCTGCGGCGCTCTCGAGTTCCACCCCTACGAGCTGCGCGGGGCGGACCGGGACCGGCATGCCGCGTCGCTCGAGCAGCTGCGGCGCGATGCGCATGAGGGGCCCTTGCGCTTCGCGGTGCTCGGAGACATCCAGCTCTTCCTGGACGACTCGGCGTCGGCCATGAAGGACCTGGAGCGGCACGACGTGGACTTCGTCGTGCAGCTCGGGGACCTGACCGAGTTCGGCTCCGCGCAGGAGTACGACTGGGTGGCGCGGCTCCTCGACAGGCTGCCGGTGCCGTCCTTCGCCGTCATCGGCAACCATGACGTGCTCGGCAACGGCGCGGACATCTACCGGAGGGCCTTCGGGCCGACGTTCTTCTCCTTCCGCCACGCGGGGAGCCGCTTCGTCCTCTACGACTCCAACTCGCGCGAGTATGGCTTCCCGGGGAACGTCCCGGACCTGGAGGCCCTGCGTGACGCGCTCGAACCGGAGCTGGGCATCGCGCACACCTTCACCTTCTCCCACGTGCCTCCGGGGCATGGCGACTTCGATGCCTCCCTCGTCGAGCCGCTGGAGCAGCTCCAGGCCGAGCGCGGCATCTCCATCTCCTTCCACGCGCACATCCACGACTTCCGCGACGAGGTGCGGCGGGGCGTGCGCTACTTCGTCGCGGACTCGCTCGACCACCGCAACTACCTGCTCGTCACGGTGCAGGGTGGGGTGGTGGAGGTCGAGCGGGTCTTCTACTGA